GACTTTTTTCAAATTGATTTTAGGATATTCTATTCGCATCCGCTATCCAATTGTAGGTTTCTGTCTGTGCTCGTCTTGGTATTATATGATCTTCAATTTCCAATTCATTTAATCCTTCGCTATTTATTGTTCTTCTTTTAGTATTATCTTCTAATTGAAGCTGAATTAACTTATTTATTTCCTGAATATGTTTTTCATCATGTAAAGGAAATGCCACTTCTATTCTTCTGTTTAAATTTCGACTTAACATATCCGCAGAAGATAAATAAATTTTTTCCTGACCGTTATTTCCAAACTTATAGATTCTGGAATGTTCTAAAAACATATCTACAATACGGTAGATTTTTATATGCTCTGACACTTTTCTAATTCCAGGCAAAAGCGTGCATATTCCACGTACTATTAATGTAACTTCAACTCCAGCCTTATCCGCTTCAATCAGTTTATCAATAATATCTTTTTCATCTAGTCCATTTACTTTTAAAAATACAGAAGCTGGCTGTCCCATTTTTTTGTTCTTTATTTCCGTATCTATCAGTTCCAGCAATTTTTCTTTCATATTAAAACCTGCGGCTAAAATATGTTTCGGTTCAGTACTTTTTTTCTTGGTTTTTAAAAAAGTAAAAATCTTTTTCAAATCATTAGTATAGGCCGTTTCTGCTGTAAAAAAACCAAAATCTGAATAGATATTGGCTGTGCTTTCATTAAAATTTCCTGTTGATAAATAGGCATAATTCTTTTTATTTCCGAATTTATCTTTCATCGTAATCATGGCTGCTTTGGCATGCACTTTTAAATTTGGAAGACTTTGAATAATTTTAATGCCGGCATTTTTCATTTCTTTAGACCAGAACAAATTATTATGCTCATCAAAACGCGCTTTTACCTCAACAAAAACGGTTACTTTTTTTCCATTCTTAGCCGCACTGATTAAAGCATTTGCTATTAAAGATTGAGAAGAAATTCGATATAGCGTAATTTTAATCTCCGTAACATTTTTATTAATTGCCGCTTGATTGAAAAATTGGAGCACATAATAATACGATTGATACGGAAAATGAAGTAACTGGTTTTGCTTTTTTATAACATCAAAAATCGATGTTTTGTTTTCAAAAGGCAGATGCGGAAGATTTGGATAAAATTTCCCCTGAAGCTTTGGTTTTACAGGATTTGGAAACTTAAATAAATCGAAAAAATTATGATGGCTTCCGCCTTTTATCATTTCACTTTTGTAAAGTTTGAAGGCTTTTTTACAGATTGAAAAAGAGTCTGCATCCATATTGGAATCGTATAGAAATCTTGTGGCAGAACCTCGTTTGCGCTCTTCTATTTTTTCTTCAATTTTGGCTATTAAATCGCCCGTGCTTTCGTCTTCAATTAAATAATTTTCATCTCGGTTTAATTTTATGGCATTGCATGAAATGATTTTATCTGCTGGAAATATTAACGATAAACACTTTCTAATTATGGTATCAATTGAAATAATATAATTTGTGTTATCTATGTTTTTCAACTGCTTAAAACGATCCAGTTTATCTGAAGGAATATTTAAATAGGCGAAATTATAGTTGCCTTTACTGTCTTTTAATTTTACCAAAAAATACAAACTTCGGTTATTCAAAAAATAAGTTCTAGGCTGATTTACTGTAATGTAAACAACCTGAATATAAGACAAAATAATACTTTTAAAATAATATTCAATCTCTTCCAGATGTTCTGGCAGCAGTTCCTGATATTCATAATAGATAATATCGTTTAAAGCCAATTCGGTCAGGATGGAATAACTCCATATTTTTCCAAATCTATTTTGCTGTCGATTTACTTCTTTTAGGACATCTTCCAGAAGATCGCTATTTTTCTTAGTCTTCTTTTTCTGCAGTTTATTAATCTTGACTCTAAAAAACTCATCTAGATTTGAGGAATGAATCGCCAAAAATTTGATTCGGTCGTATACTGCATTATTTAAGTCTTCAGCTTCATCCAAAATACAGTTATTGAAAGAAAGCCAAGAGATTTCTGAAGGAATAAGATGGTTATGCACGTTTTATATTTTGATGGTTAAAACTGAATTAACAATACTAACTTCGTAAATTTAAGTCATTAATTTTTCTCTACTCCATCACAAAAACAAGCAATTAACTAAAAAATAATCTATTGCTAACATCGTGTACTAATACCTAACCTATTTCTGACATCATTTTTGGCAAAAGTTAAATATGGTTTAAGAAATCAAAAAAAGTAGAGAAGCACAAAAACCTCCAAGATTTAACCTGGAGGTTTTATAACTATGATTTAGTTGAATAAATAAAATTAAAAATTTAATAGTGGCGGATTTTTTTGCCCTTCAGAAATCAGTTTTCGGTTTCCTTTGTTTATTGCTGTTCGTACTCTTTTTTTCTTTCCCTCATATTCCTTAATACATCTTTCGAGTTCGCCGTAAAGCTTATTGTATTTCTCATATAACTTATCCAGTGATTCCATCCCTTCTCGGATTTCTGATTCCTGTGATTCTTCTAACACGTAAGAAAATACAGCAGACATCGCTTCAAACTTATTGAAAGCCGCTGTGATAATCCGGTGTTCTCTGGAACTTATTCCGTTCATTCTTAAATTTCCTTTATTAAATTAATTATTCCAAAAAAATATTGTTTTACAAAGTCAGTTTTTGCAATACTTTTTCAGGATAATCCGTAATTATTGCGTCTACCTGAAGCTGTATCATATTGTCAATTACTTTATCATCATTAACAGTCCACGGAATGATTTTCATCTTCAGCAATCGAAGCGAATCGACTGCTTTTTGGTTGAGTAATTTATAATGCGGACTGTAAATTTCTGGCTTAAAATCAAGCAGTAAAAGATTTTTTGACACACTGCCTTCACCAACCAGATAGGCGATTTTTGTTTTAGGATATCTTTTATGCATTACATTTAATACAGCTGGATCAAAAGACTGAATATTGATCTTTCGCTCAATATCTTTGTCTTTGATGATTTTCATTACCAAATCAGTAAAAGCTTCCGGTTCTGGCTGTCTTTTGCCATAATCTGATTTTTCAGATTTGATTTCGATATTGTATCGAACCGGTTTCAGATTGTTTTTAGCAATATATTCTTCAACACCATCCATCACTTCTGACAATAAAGGCTTGTATGTTTTTTGTTTTTGCTGCATCGGAAAAGAAGTATTTCCTCTCGAACCGCTGTCAAACTTTCTGATGCTGTCATACGTCATTTCATAAAGGTTATAACTCTTTTCTTTTTCCTTAGTAATAGGTTTTCCTTCGCTGTCAAGCATATATTGCGACGACATAAATACCTCATGAGAAACCACGACTTTCTTGTCTTTAGAAATCACAACATCAAGCTCTACGACATCAACACCTTTTTTAACAGCACTAATAAAAGCAGGAATAGAATTTTCTGGAAAATTACCGCGATCACCGCGATGTCCCTGTACTTCTATTGTTCTTTTTGCTGTCACTGTCTTTTGGCTTCCGCAGGAATATATTGCTGCTACTGCAATTAAAACACAAATTATCTTTTTGAGTTTTAGCATCCTATTTCACTTTATCTATTCTGTAAGTGGCATTTGCAGTGTGCGTTTTACCAAACATATCTGTTGCTTTGATTTCAATCGCATGTTCTCCAATAGCAAGATCAGAAGGAATGTTTCCTCTCCAGACATGAGTACTTTTTTCAGGATCAGAAGAACGTTTTCCTGGCATTAACACCTCAGACAATTCCCATTCATAAACCAATTCAACATACGACGGATCTTGTACTTCTACATATTCCATTTCTTTCCATTCTCCTTGATCTACGCGATACACCACTTTATCTTTTTTACTTCCCATAAAAAAATTGGCAAATACACCCGATTTGGTACGTTTTCCTTTTGCTACGACTTTTGGAGCGAAAACTTTCATTTGATAGTTCTCTGGTTTTCCAGCAACTTTATAATCAACGGTATATTTATTTCCATTAAAATGAATGAAAGCATACCCTTTTGGAGTTCCATCTCTCATAACCGAAATTGGAATTCCTTTCTCATCCAGTTTTCCGGAATACCAGTCGCCTGATGTGGTTCCGATATTATAATGATGATGCGGAGTTTCTTGTAACCAGCCGTCTTTCTTTTCGAAAAAATCTTGTCTTTGTAAATGCGTATGTGCCGAAAGGGAAAGTGTATTTGGGAAATCTTTCAACAATTCAAATAACTTTTGACGGTCTTCATCTCTGAAAGAATCGTCTTTACTGTCCGGTTCGCTTATCGGAATATGGAAAGCCAGAACAATCAAATTGTCTTTTGGAACCGTTTTAAGATCATTTGCTATAAACTGCATTTGCTCTTCAGTAAATCCTCCCCAATAACCTTCATGATCTCTTGGGTCTGGATACAAAACATCATCCATCACAATAAAATGCACTTTCCCATAATTGAAAGCATAGTTAGCTGGGCCAAAATGAGCTTCATAGGTTTCATCTGCCAATTTATCTTCTTTGGCGTCAAAATTTAAATCATGATTTCCTAAAAGATTGTACCACGGAATTCCAACTTTTTTTACTGCCTGAATATACGGATTGAATAAACTAAGGTCATTCCCAACCAAATCTCCCATACTTAAGCCAAACGGAATATTTTTAATACCTTCGACTTCGGCAACAATTCCTCTTGTAAAAAAATCAACTTCTTCTAAAGTATAAGGTTGCGGATCTCCAAAAATAAGCGCCGTAAAATCATTGGTTTCGTTCTGTGGAAGCAATCCAAAATCTACAGAATCCGGCAGTTTTCCTGTTGGTGCAACTCCTTCAAACTTTCCCTTAGGAGAACCCGCTGGTTTATGATTATAGAAAAACTGAGGCAGATTATCTTTATTAACCTGAATCTTATATCCGGAAGGTTTGATTACAGCAATTATAGCATCACTTTGCAACGGCAGTTCGTAGTTTCCTTTTTTATCGGTTAAAACTACTTCACGTCCATTGGTTACTGCCACATTTGCAATCCCTTTTTCTTTCTTTTCCTTTTTACCGTTTTGATTTAAATCTTCAAATACGATTCCTTTTACGGTTGTTTGTGCTGTTAAAACGCCGCAAAACAATAATCCGCTGTATATAAATGTCTTTTTCATTTCTTACTATTTTATTTATCCCACCAAACTTTTGTATTGATATTATCGCCTCCAACCATTTCAACTGCCTTGTGATAGTTTTCGGTATTTTTAATCTGCTGATTGTCTGGATAAGTGAATCTTGACGGCATAACTCCATTGTTTAACATGGCAGTTGTTGTTGGCAATACAGGAAATCCTGTTCTACGATATTCAAACCACTGCTGATAATCAGTAAAATATAAAGCGTAGTATTTCTGCAGCATGATTCTTTCCAAAGTTCCATCATACTGTGCTTCCGGTTTACTAAAATAAGTCGTTGGAGTTGTCGCTTTTAGTTGCTCTATCCCTGCTCTCACTCCTTTTTCATAATGTCCCGCAGCGTCTGCAATAAGACCTCTTTGTGCTAATTCTGCTTTAATAAATTCAACCTCAGCATACGTTAAAAGAAAAATCTGCATCGGATTTTGCACCTGTGTGTTCAAAAGTGTCGAAGCATTATATTTGAACTGAGAATCAGAACCCGCATAAGCACTTGTAATTCCTTTAAATCCAATTGGTGCGTTCGTAACTAAAGCAGTCGCGCCTGTTGCAATTATAGCTCTTCTCGGGTCTTCAAGCGTATTTAAATTATCAATAAAGAAAGAAGCCATTTTGATGTTAAGATTGAAATCCTGCGGTCTTCCCCACGGAGAAACATTCGGCGATACACCTGTTACTTTCAAAATAGCACTTTCGGCAGTATTGGTAAAAACAGGATAAACCTCAGGATGATCTGCCATATAAGCGAGTTTTTCAAAAGCACCAATTTCTGTTCTGTTTGAAACTCTTAGCAATAATCTCATTTTTAAAGAATTGGTAAACTTCTTCCATTTCAGAACATTATTTTGAAACAGAATATCTTCGGTATAAATCATTGCTTTACTTGTATCATAAAGCGTATTGGCTCTTTCTAAATCAGCTAAAATGGTTTCATAAATAAACTCCTGTGTGTCGTATTTCGGATATAAAATACCATCTTCTCCTCTTACTGCTTCAGTCATTGGAACTGGCCCAAAAAGATCTGTAAGATTCGCATACACTAAAGCATTCAGCGTTAATGCCACTGCTTCATAATTGCCATCTCCTGCTTTTACAGAAGCCATTCGCATTTCTCTGATATTGTTCAGCCATTTGTAATAATTATTCCAAGCCGAGTTTCCAATATTATTGCTTACATCATAACGATGCAAACCTCCCGTAATACTTGGAAAAGGAAGTGAAACCTGCATTAGGTTGAAAGTAACATCTACACTCTGTGATGCATTCTGTGAAGCTACTCCGTAAATAATTGGATTAATTAAAGTGCCCGGACTTATTTCGGTAATAAGATTAGGGTTTTCGTTCAGCTCTTCATAACTTCCTGTGCAGGAAATAATCAGTCCTGTTAGCAGTAATAGTATTGCAGTAATTTTTATCTTTTTCATTGTCTTATTATAAAGTCAAACTTAAATTGAAACCATAGGTAGCTGGAGATGGCATTTGTCCCATTTCAATACCTGGTAAAATGGTATCTCCGTTTAATGCTGCTGTTTCTGGATCGTAAATTGGGAAATCTGAAACAGTTGCCAAATCTCTTCCGAAAAGTGAAAACTGAACTGATTGGAGTCCTGTGTTTTTCAGCCATCTTTTTGGCATAGTATATTGAAGACTTATTTCGCGAAGTTTTCCAAAAGAAGCATCAAAAGAGTTGGATTCGATATTGGCTCTTCGGTAATAACGAGTATACCAATCTGCCGTTTTTACTTGTTTTGTATTTGGCGAATAAGAACCGTCGGCATTTTGAACCACACCTTCACCAATGATAAAGCCGGTTTCCCTGCCCATACTATTTGAATTTAATTTTCCTTGTTCAGAAAGTTTGTGATGTGTCTGCGAATAAATGATTCCTCCATACTGACCGTCTAAAGTCACATTCATAGTAAAGTTCCCGATTGAAAAACTATTAGTAAAACCCGCTTTCCATTTTGGACTGGCATCACCGATATATTGAATTTCCTCAGGATATGCTGGAAGACCTGCATTATCATAAACAATCTGTCCATCAGGAGAACGCACAAATCCAAAACCGTAAATGGCACTTGTTGTTCCGCCTACTTTTGCAATAATAGAAGCCGTTCCTCCTGTACCAATAATTTGCTGACCATCGATTCCTTCCGGTAATTCCATTACTTTATTCCAGTTACGAGACCAGTTTATGGTCGAATTCCACTTAAATTTTTCTCCATCAATAATTTTTCCGCCAAGCGTAAGTTCGATACCACGATTTTTTACTTTTCCTCCATTCAAAACGGCACCGCTGTAACCTGTTGAGAAATCCATTGGAATATCAATAATCTGGTTTTTAGTCACACTCTCATAAACCGTGGCATCTGCCGTAAGTCGGTTTTTAAGCATTCTGATTTCAAAACCAGTCTCAAAACTCGTTGTAATTTCTGGTTTAAAATGGTCGTTGTATAAAACGGTTAAAGTCTGCGCAGAACTTGGGAAAGCACTTTGTCCGTAATATTTTTGGGTTTTATATGGTTCAGTATCATTTCCTACCTGAGCAAAAGAAAGTCTGTATTTTAAGAAATCTATTGATTTAGGAAGTGAAACCATTTCAGAAATAACCGCACTTGTATTAATCGACGGATAAAAGAATGAATTGTTTTCAACTGGAAGCGTACTCGTCCAGTCATTTCTTCCTGTAATATCAACAAAAAGCATATCGGCATAAGACATCGAAACTAATCCATACAAACTGCTCATTTTTTTGTAAGCATCACCTAAAGTCAAAATTGGTGCGCTGGAACCGTTTGAAAGTTTATAAACTCCAGGTACGACTAAACCTGTAACCTCTGCTTCTGTTCTTCTGTATTTATAACTCATAGCATTTCCTCCGGCTGAAGCAGCAAGCGAGAATTTGTTCCCAAAATCTTTTTTATATGAAAGAAGAAAATCGGAGTTGATTTCTTGTTTGAAAACATCTTGTCTTTCATAAAATCCTTTGGCATATCTGTTGATACTGTAAGGTCTTTTCTGTTCCCTCGTCTGATTGTAAGTGTTCATGGAGGAACGTAGCATTAATTCCAGATTTGAAGACAAAGTGATGTTGGCAAAAATATTACCTACAATCTGATCACTATCTAATGTATTAGTTGCCTCATAAGCAATCAAATAGGGATTATCTATAAAAGAACTGAAAGGATGTAACTGCTCGATCTGCTCTTTACCTTTCACCCAAATTGGACGATACCAGTCCAAATCGATGTTAGGTTGCTGGAAAATCATAAAATAAGCGATAGATCCATTGTTATAACCTG
This portion of the Flavobacterium panacagri genome encodes:
- a CDS encoding SusD/RagB family nutrient-binding outer membrane lipoprotein; translation: MKKIKITAILLLLTGLIISCTGSYEELNENPNLITEISPGTLINPIIYGVASQNASQSVDVTFNLMQVSLPFPSITGGLHRYDVSNNIGNSAWNNYYKWLNNIREMRMASVKAGDGNYEAVALTLNALVYANLTDLFGPVPMTEAVRGEDGILYPKYDTQEFIYETILADLERANTLYDTSKAMIYTEDILFQNNVLKWKKFTNSLKMRLLLRVSNRTEIGAFEKLAYMADHPEVYPVFTNTAESAILKVTGVSPNVSPWGRPQDFNLNIKMASFFIDNLNTLEDPRRAIIATGATALVTNAPIGFKGITSAYAGSDSQFKYNASTLLNTQVQNPMQIFLLTYAEVEFIKAELAQRGLIADAAGHYEKGVRAGIEQLKATTPTTYFSKPEAQYDGTLERIMLQKYYALYFTDYQQWFEYRRTGFPVLPTTTAMLNNGVMPSRFTYPDNQQIKNTENYHKAVEMVGGDNINTKVWWDK
- a CDS encoding SusC/RagA family TonB-linked outer membrane protein, with translation MKNLYLMILLFFSFKGFASVQSGKDVQISLNLKDAAITEFFSAVEQKTSFTFLFDEKISGTSQRISIYAEKESLDGVLAKVAAKTGLSFKKLNNTITVTKNLRAQMNVRGKVLDESGMPMPGVTILEKGTKTNTMTDMEGNFSFAVNASAVLVVSYMGYVSQEVQASASPITIVMKLSTSELNEVVVTALGIKREEKRLGFSQQTIKSDNLSQGRPNNWSSGLKGKVAGLSITSTGSGPLNSQQITLRGNRSLSPKGNYALIVVDGVPVNAEMTTSGSSSAYMGEDSPIDYGNGISDLNLDDIDAVTVLKGAGATALYGSRAANGALIITTKSGKKNKGLGISFNTGATFDVIQRWPDYQYSYGQGTGNSPDASGNQYYSYGNSIDGTSTSGTSSAWGPAFAGQNFYQYDPALQRQSAERLPWQSYRDNRKDFWRTGVTLNNNVSIQGGDSKGSMRLSVGNQKNEWIMPNTGFDRVTAAVNANYQVSDRIKLGTAINYNTRNSDNLPSTGYNNGSIAYFMIFQQPNIDLDWYRPIWVKGKEQIEQLHPFSSFIDNPYLIAYEATNTLDSDQIVGNIFANITLSSNLELMLRSSMNTYNQTREQKRPYSINRYAKGFYERQDVFKQEINSDFLLSYKKDFGNKFSLAASAGGNAMSYKYRRTEAEVTGLVVPGVYKLSNGSSAPILTLGDAYKKMSSLYGLVSMSYADMLFVDITGRNDWTSTLPVENNSFFYPSINTSAVISEMVSLPKSIDFLKYRLSFAQVGNDTEPYKTQKYYGQSAFPSSAQTLTVLYNDHFKPEITTSFETGFEIRMLKNRLTADATVYESVTKNQIIDIPMDFSTGYSGAVLNGGKVKNRGIELTLGGKIIDGEKFKWNSTINWSRNWNKVMELPEGIDGQQIIGTGGTASIIAKVGGTTSAIYGFGFVRSPDGQIVYDNAGLPAYPEEIQYIGDASPKWKAGFTNSFSIGNFTMNVTLDGQYGGIIYSQTHHKLSEQGKLNSNSMGRETGFIIGEGVVQNADGSYSPNTKQVKTADWYTRYYRRANIESNSFDASFGKLREISLQYTMPKRWLKNTGLQSVQFSLFGRDLATVSDFPIYDPETAALNGDTILPGIEMGQMPSPATYGFNLSLTL
- a CDS encoding calcineurin-like phosphoesterase family protein — protein: MKKTFIYSGLLFCGVLTAQTTVKGIVFEDLNQNGKKEKKEKGIANVAVTNGREVVLTDKKGNYELPLQSDAIIAVIKPSGYKIQVNKDNLPQFFYNHKPAGSPKGKFEGVAPTGKLPDSVDFGLLPQNETNDFTALIFGDPQPYTLEEVDFFTRGIVAEVEGIKNIPFGLSMGDLVGNDLSLFNPYIQAVKKVGIPWYNLLGNHDLNFDAKEDKLADETYEAHFGPANYAFNYGKVHFIVMDDVLYPDPRDHEGYWGGFTEEQMQFIANDLKTVPKDNLIVLAFHIPISEPDSKDDSFRDEDRQKLFELLKDFPNTLSLSAHTHLQRQDFFEKKDGWLQETPHHHYNIGTTSGDWYSGKLDEKGIPISVMRDGTPKGYAFIHFNGNKYTVDYKVAGKPENYQMKVFAPKVVAKGKRTKSGVFANFFMGSKKDKVVYRVDQGEWKEMEYVEVQDPSYVELVYEWELSEVLMPGKRSSDPEKSTHVWRGNIPSDLAIGEHAIEIKATDMFGKTHTANATYRIDKVK
- the ppk1 gene encoding polyphosphate kinase 1, producing MHNHLIPSEISWLSFNNCILDEAEDLNNAVYDRIKFLAIHSSNLDEFFRVKINKLQKKKTKKNSDLLEDVLKEVNRQQNRFGKIWSYSILTELALNDIIYYEYQELLPEHLEEIEYYFKSIILSYIQVVYITVNQPRTYFLNNRSLYFLVKLKDSKGNYNFAYLNIPSDKLDRFKQLKNIDNTNYIISIDTIIRKCLSLIFPADKIISCNAIKLNRDENYLIEDESTGDLIAKIEEKIEERKRGSATRFLYDSNMDADSFSICKKAFKLYKSEMIKGGSHHNFFDLFKFPNPVKPKLQGKFYPNLPHLPFENKTSIFDVIKKQNQLLHFPYQSYYYVLQFFNQAAINKNVTEIKITLYRISSQSLIANALISAAKNGKKVTVFVEVKARFDEHNNLFWSKEMKNAGIKIIQSLPNLKVHAKAAMITMKDKFGNKKNYAYLSTGNFNESTANIYSDFGFFTAETAYTNDLKKIFTFLKTKKKSTEPKHILAAGFNMKEKLLELIDTEIKNKKMGQPASVFLKVNGLDEKDIIDKLIEADKAGVEVTLIVRGICTLLPGIRKVSEHIKIYRIVDMFLEHSRIYKFGNNGQEKIYLSSADMLSRNLNRRIEVAFPLHDEKHIQEINKLIQLQLEDNTKRRTINSEGLNELEIEDHIIPRRAQTETYNWIADANRIS
- a CDS encoding glycerophosphodiester phosphodiesterase family protein is translated as MLKLKKIICVLIAVAAIYSCGSQKTVTAKRTIEVQGHRGDRGNFPENSIPAFISAVKKGVDVVELDVVISKDKKVVVSHEVFMSSQYMLDSEGKPITKEKEKSYNLYEMTYDSIRKFDSGSRGNTSFPMQQKQKTYKPLLSEVMDGVEEYIAKNNLKPVRYNIEIKSEKSDYGKRQPEPEAFTDLVMKIIKDKDIERKINIQSFDPAVLNVMHKRYPKTKIAYLVGEGSVSKNLLLLDFKPEIYSPHYKLLNQKAVDSLRLLKMKIIPWTVNDDKVIDNMIQLQVDAIITDYPEKVLQKLTL